The proteins below come from a single Desulfitobacterium metallireducens DSM 15288 genomic window:
- a CDS encoding NAD(P)/FAD-dependent oxidoreductase, translating into MSNFDTETIIVGGGSAGMSCAYGLRKENRAFTLICDRIGGRIVYDSKLDMNYGAVFYFGNYHHMLGSGILTPGPDVLPSLRQGCCHPDDHKQFAALSAHTLGHAGSLLKFQSYMKNKFLPHYEKFKKECETREVASVLKDDPFMSDLFYKTADKMIGEVGFQKIADDLVSQFAHGCTGTPIKKLSALDYLNCVQALVMDLKRFRFEADRITRELSENKGKVVFDMVNAVEKIEGGWRVSTANGNNFTAEHLVLATPANVTRDLLATVREVKPLKIRNASVLHAYLIKGEMKARYRKHIVHIFNDSIPIIFTARKRLGIYEIFTEIPFENHFDKYFDEWEVLGHKYFDHALFTNPNLVLPQNLAPGLIMAGDHNGLGMEPAAISGVYAANKILGRTQD; encoded by the coding sequence ATGAGTAATTTTGACACTGAAACTATCATCGTTGGCGGTGGTAGTGCGGGGATGTCCTGCGCTTATGGGCTAAGGAAGGAGAACCGGGCGTTTACACTCATCTGTGACCGCATAGGCGGGCGTATCGTGTATGATTCTAAGCTAGACATGAATTATGGCGCGGTTTTTTATTTTGGGAACTACCATCATATGTTGGGCTCAGGGATTTTGACACCCGGCCCCGATGTTCTTCCGAGTTTGCGCCAGGGATGCTGCCACCCAGATGATCACAAGCAATTCGCGGCACTCTCAGCTCACACCCTGGGGCATGCCGGCAGTCTGTTGAAGTTTCAGAGCTATATGAAGAATAAATTCCTGCCCCATTACGAAAAGTTTAAGAAAGAGTGTGAAACCCGTGAAGTCGCTTCTGTTCTCAAGGACGACCCTTTCATGAGCGATCTGTTCTACAAAACAGCCGATAAGATGATTGGGGAGGTCGGTTTTCAGAAAATTGCCGATGACCTTGTGAGTCAGTTTGCTCATGGGTGCACAGGTACGCCAATCAAGAAGCTTTCGGCACTGGATTACTTGAATTGTGTCCAGGCTTTGGTTATGGATTTGAAGCGTTTTCGTTTTGAAGCGGATCGAATAACTCGTGAACTGTCTGAGAACAAAGGTAAAGTTGTTTTTGATATGGTGAACGCCGTTGAGAAGATCGAGGGTGGCTGGCGCGTCTCTACTGCAAATGGCAACAATTTCACAGCGGAGCATCTTGTGTTGGCAACTCCCGCCAATGTGACCAGAGACTTGCTGGCCACTGTAAGGGAAGTAAAACCGTTAAAAATAAGAAATGCATCCGTATTGCATGCTTATCTAATTAAAGGGGAAATGAAAGCACGCTACAGGAAGCACATCGTTCATATCTTTAATGATTCAATCCCTATTATTTTTACCGCGCGAAAGCGTTTGGGCATCTATGAAATTTTTACAGAAATACCTTTTGAGAATCACTTTGACAAGTATTTTGATGAATGGGAAGTATTGGGGCATAAATATTTTGATCATGCTCTATTTACAAACCCGAACCTGGTGCTTCCTCAGAACCTGGCTCCTGGGTTGATAATGGCTGGTGATCATAATGGCCTGGGAATGGAGCCGGCGGCGATCAGCGGTGTGTACGCTGCAAACAAAATACTCGGAAGAACACAGGACTAA
- the rlmD gene encoding 23S rRNA (uracil(1939)-C(5))-methyltransferase RlmD has translation MKEINNSYNKKNESIIIECLRISSDGSGVGYDQEGKATFIPGMLPGEKGQVLVTERKKSWQRAQLLSLENEVKERMNPPCPVFEVCGGCQLQHLDYAETLKWKESWVRDALERIGKINLEHVNVYPTLGMEEPWRYRNKVRLHRSASGELGYYQEKSRETVEFPDCLLISESMNEWVRKIRDGRKETSRPLVNALDKIRNITFRENSKGDGMIIFDSMSMTDIPPEILVSLKEVMSADPKIQSVWGINHQGVPELLWGQEFLTEEILGLTFNLSPLAFLQVNPLQTQKLYSTVLDWTNITEESQVWDLYSGIGTITLALAQRARKVWGIEENPYAVEDAKINADLNHISNAEFLQGKVEDVLLQIPQSPDIVVLDPPRAGVHSRVLNSLIEVKPERIIYVSCDPGTLARDAGILQRAGYFVKKVQPVDMFPWTQHVETVVLIERK, from the coding sequence GTGAAAGAAATCAACAACAGTTACAATAAAAAAAATGAGAGCATTATTATAGAGTGTCTAAGGATTTCCTCAGATGGCTCTGGAGTAGGGTATGACCAAGAAGGGAAAGCAACCTTCATTCCCGGAATGTTGCCTGGAGAAAAGGGTCAAGTGTTAGTCACAGAAAGGAAAAAGTCCTGGCAGAGAGCGCAACTTTTATCTCTTGAAAATGAGGTAAAGGAGAGGATGAATCCCCCCTGTCCTGTTTTTGAAGTTTGTGGTGGTTGCCAGTTACAGCATCTCGATTATGCTGAGACCCTCAAGTGGAAAGAAAGCTGGGTTAGGGATGCGTTAGAACGCATTGGAAAAATTAATTTAGAACACGTAAATGTGTACCCCACGCTCGGTATGGAAGAGCCCTGGCGGTACCGGAATAAGGTTCGCCTGCATCGAAGCGCTTCTGGAGAATTGGGTTATTATCAAGAAAAGAGCCGGGAAACGGTTGAGTTCCCGGATTGTTTGCTGATTAGCGAATCCATGAATGAATGGGTGCGAAAGATTAGGGATGGGCGGAAGGAAACATCAAGACCCCTAGTTAATGCACTGGATAAAATTCGAAACATTACGTTTAGAGAAAACTCAAAAGGGGATGGCATGATCATTTTCGACTCAATGTCGATGACTGATATTCCTCCGGAGATTTTAGTGTCCCTAAAAGAGGTCATGAGCGCTGATCCGAAAATTCAATCTGTTTGGGGTATCAATCATCAAGGCGTCCCTGAATTATTGTGGGGACAGGAATTTTTAACCGAAGAAATACTAGGATTGACGTTTAATTTATCGCCGCTTGCATTTCTCCAGGTTAATCCACTTCAGACACAAAAGCTTTACTCTACTGTTTTAGATTGGACGAATATTACAGAAGAAAGTCAAGTTTGGGATCTCTATTCTGGAATTGGAACGATTACCTTGGCCTTGGCACAAAGAGCTAGGAAGGTGTGGGGAATCGAAGAAAATCCTTATGCTGTTGAGGATGCGAAAATCAATGCCGATTTGAATCATATTTCTAATGCTGAATTCCTCCAAGGCAAAGTAGAAGATGTGCTTCTTCAAATTCCGCAGAGCCCAGATATCGTCGTTTTAGATCCTCCACGGGCAGGGGTTCACTCTCGGGTCCTCAATTCCCTGATTGAAGTTAAACCGGAGCGGATTATCTATGTTTCTTGCGACCCAGGTACGTTGGCACGGGACGCGGGGATACTTCAGAGAGCGGGTTACTTCGTGAAAAAGGTTCAGCCAGTTGATATGTTTCCTTGGACGCAGCACGTTGAGACTGTTGTGTTGATAGAGCGGAAGTAG
- a CDS encoding TetR/AcrR family transcriptional regulator C-terminal domain-containing protein: protein MSVSKATKDLYKNTLLSLAKARPLSRITLKDILDCSQTAKQTFYNHFADKYTLINYVLYDFVEGIEKTRAMRSYQGVLSVLNFTKENSYFFSAMVKNDNPCNFPEFYYRWCVDYYTGALHKEYGLKAISPAIKIAIDFYCHGAVGIYIDWIQSGMVEAEELIAETIINSRPEALAFYFPIDDSRGCSS from the coding sequence ATGTCCGTGAGTAAAGCAACGAAAGACTTGTATAAAAATACATTGCTCTCTTTAGCAAAAGCACGTCCTCTCAGTAGAATTACGCTAAAAGACATACTTGACTGCTCACAAACGGCCAAGCAGACGTTTTACAACCATTTTGCGGACAAGTACACTCTGATCAATTATGTGCTATATGATTTTGTTGAGGGAATTGAGAAGACGCGTGCCATGCGCTCTTATCAGGGAGTACTCTCCGTTCTTAATTTCACAAAGGAAAATAGTTACTTTTTTTCGGCAATGGTCAAAAACGACAACCCGTGTAATTTCCCGGAATTTTACTATCGTTGGTGCGTAGATTATTATACAGGCGCTTTGCATAAAGAGTATGGACTCAAGGCTATCTCTCCGGCCATAAAAATCGCTATCGACTTTTACTGTCACGGAGCTGTTGGTATTTATATTGACTGGATACAAAGCGGTATGGTGGAAGCAGAGGAGTTGATAGCCGAAACTATCATAAACAGCCGTCCCGAAGCCCTAGCGTTTTACTTTCCTATTGACGACTCACGTGGCTGTTCTAGCTGA
- a CDS encoding 4Fe-4S binding protein — MLKVKNLTQAEIEENYVKLRDRMNELSFGYCPTESGIEFVLLKRFFTPEDVAYWLEMETETYFTAQRYAEITGITLESASEVLEDMSHRGLLYRVRRGGRAEYYVVPVAHGVYEFNVNHLDEKDWTTALAGHFGQGMLQQVYDADIPFYRSVPINMDVVKGSEVYPYDDIVEQVKQYNVFGVSTCTCRQLNKTLGAPDMGFEMETCITCGEMAEFYIENGIAREITIDEVLDILKRSTEKGMVTQCVYSKNSEIVCSCHVDGCGILQAAKLFGGNATRNISNYHLEQDQDLCISCGKCVERCPMHSIKMDEENKPVADSSCVGCGQCVSVCPVHAKVLVKKESINKLPDSIFDAYSQMQEYRKSVGNLSKK, encoded by the coding sequence ATGCTGAAAGTTAAAAACCTCACTCAAGCGGAAATCGAAGAAAACTATGTCAAGCTGCGCGACAGGATGAATGAGTTGAGCTTCGGTTATTGTCCGACGGAATCCGGCATCGAATTTGTTCTGCTCAAACGCTTCTTCACCCCGGAGGACGTAGCATACTGGCTGGAGATGGAGACAGAAACGTACTTCACCGCTCAGCGGTACGCAGAAATAACCGGGATAACCCTTGAGAGTGCGTCTGAAGTACTTGAAGATATGTCCCATAGGGGACTGCTCTACAGGGTACGCCGTGGCGGAAGAGCCGAGTACTATGTTGTTCCGGTAGCTCACGGCGTATATGAGTTCAATGTTAACCATTTGGACGAGAAAGATTGGACAACGGCTCTTGCCGGCCATTTTGGACAGGGGATGCTTCAGCAGGTATACGATGCAGACATACCGTTCTACCGTTCCGTTCCTATCAATATGGATGTGGTGAAGGGCAGCGAGGTCTATCCTTACGATGATATTGTGGAGCAAGTCAAACAGTATAACGTTTTTGGCGTCTCTACCTGTACCTGCCGCCAGCTCAACAAGACTTTAGGCGCGCCAGATATGGGCTTTGAAATGGAGACCTGCATCACTTGCGGTGAAATGGCGGAGTTTTATATCGAAAATGGTATAGCACGGGAAATTACCATTGACGAAGTATTGGACATTCTGAAGAGAAGTACCGAGAAAGGTATGGTCACTCAGTGTGTCTATTCCAAGAACAGCGAGATCGTTTGCTCCTGTCATGTTGACGGCTGCGGTATCCTCCAGGCAGCCAAACTCTTCGGCGGCAATGCTACCAGGAACATTAGCAATTATCACCTGGAGCAGGATCAGGATCTCTGCATAAGTTGCGGCAAGTGTGTGGAACGGTGTCCGATGCACTCAATAAAGATGGATGAAGAAAACAAACCTGTCGCTGACTCATCTTGTGTAGGCTGTGGTCAATGCGTTTCCGTCTGTCCGGTACATGCTAAAGTGCTGGTGAAAAAAGAATCAATCAATAAACTGCCTGATTCGATTTTTGATGCTTACAGTCAGATGCAGGAATATCGTAAGTCCGTTGGAAACCTCTCGAAAAAATAA